In the genome of Hyphomicrobium sp. ghe19, the window AAGGACGAGAGCTTAACCGCATCGCCTTCCGCCAAACTTCCCGAAATCTCATCCAGCACACGCTCAACGAGATCCTGGCTCTCGTTGCGCGGCAACCCAACTTTTTCGACGACGGCTTCAGCAAGATCTGCCCGCGTCAACGTCTTGCCCGTCATCTCGTTCTCCCAGCCGAACAGTCGTTCTGACCGGATATGGTAGCGGCGGTTGGTCGCGGGGTCAACGGGAGGGGCGATCAAGCGACTGAAAAATCACGACTTTCTACGCTGCAGTGCACCAATTTGCCTACCAGCGGGCAAGTACGGCGCCCCAGGTAAAGCCGCCACCCATCGCCTCCATCAGGATGAGGCTGCCTTCCTTAACCCGGTGGGCCTCGAAGGCATCATTGAGAGCCAATGGGATGGACGCGGCGGACGTGTTGCCGTGCCTGTCGAGCGTCATCACGATTTTCTCGGGCGCGACACCCAGCTTTTTCGCAATACCGTCGAGAATGCGCTTGTTGGCCTGGTGGGGAATATAGAGATCGATCTCGTCGGCGGCGTAGCCTGTTTCGACGAGCGTTTCTTCGATGACGCCCGAGATCTTCTGAACGGCGTGCCGGAAAACCTCGCGGCCGTTCATGCGGAGGTGGCCAACGGTTTTCGTCG includes:
- a CDS encoding integration host factor subunit alpha produces the protein MTGKTLTRADLAEAVVEKVGLPRNESQDLVERVLDEISGSLAEGDAVKLSSFGSFGIRQKGERVGRNPKTGEEVPITPRRVLVFRPSNIMKDRINKGHAKR